The Streptomonospora litoralis genome window below encodes:
- a CDS encoding PPOX class F420-dependent oxidoreductase, which produces MPFTDHERAYLDAQHIGRLATTGPRGPQTRPVGFKLNTDGTVDIGGIRLSSTRKYRNIRERPDTEVSFIVDDLEPDGPGAIAPGWGRGVEIRGRAETLTDTDPPLAPGAFSREVIRIHPRRIISWNLDPAAPELRGRTA; this is translated from the coding sequence ATGCCCTTCACCGACCACGAGCGCGCCTACTTGGACGCCCAGCACATCGGCCGCCTGGCCACGACCGGCCCCCGCGGGCCGCAGACGCGGCCCGTCGGGTTCAAGCTCAACACAGACGGCACCGTCGACATCGGCGGGATCCGGCTGTCGAGTACCCGCAAGTACCGCAACATCCGCGAGCGCCCCGACACCGAGGTCTCCTTCATCGTCGACGACCTGGAGCCCGACGGCCCCGGTGCGATCGCGCCGGGATGGGGGCGCGGAGTGGAGATCCGCGGGCGTGCCGAGACGCTCACCGACACCGACCCGCCACTCGCCCCCGGCGCGTTCAGCCGCGAGGTCATCCGCATCCACCCGCGCCGCATCATCAGCTGGAACCTCGACCCGGCCGCCCCGGAGCTGCGGGGGCGCACCGCCTGA
- a CDS encoding acyltransferase family protein, which produces MPQVRGHIEALDGLRAIAALMVLVFHVGFESGAALRPGVLGALIATGEIGVPLFFGLSGLLLFRPWVRAALDQTPLPPVRSYLWRRALRVLPAYWIVAVVALLLWSRDHLDSVAAWVEVLTLTFVFNTDPWWVGTGPYGLGQMWSLSVEVFFYALLPVIGLLTVRAAGRAGTGPDARARRMLLCLAAMTALAVLALVPQYYPEPRPYMYSWLPRCMGMFAVGMALAVLGEWAWREGRGSRGDGTADDGPVRRLCRTLPRNATLCWSLAGICFLLAATPGGGPRFAGVHGFWISVVSMATSMAFAFFVIAPVALRAERPGGPPPWRAGGGAWLEALLAHRVMRYLGRISYGIFLWQFVVLYLWRGFTGEDIFEGSFWLDLVPVTLGTLVLADLTHRFVERPSRRWYGRGSDGRRKRPAPRQRPPVN; this is translated from the coding sequence CTGCCGCAGGTCCGCGGGCACATCGAGGCGCTGGACGGCCTGCGCGCGATCGCGGCGCTGATGGTGCTGGTCTTCCACGTGGGCTTCGAGAGCGGCGCCGCGCTGCGGCCGGGCGTACTCGGCGCCCTGATCGCCACGGGCGAGATCGGCGTCCCCCTGTTCTTCGGGCTGTCCGGGCTGCTGCTCTTCCGGCCCTGGGTGCGCGCCGCGCTCGACCAGACGCCCCTGCCCCCGGTGCGCTCCTACCTGTGGCGGCGGGCGCTGCGGGTGCTTCCGGCCTACTGGATCGTCGCCGTGGTCGCCCTGCTGCTGTGGTCGCGCGACCACCTGGACTCGGTCGCGGCCTGGGTCGAGGTCCTCACCCTCACCTTCGTGTTCAACACCGACCCGTGGTGGGTGGGCACCGGCCCCTACGGACTGGGGCAGATGTGGAGCCTGTCGGTGGAGGTGTTCTTCTACGCGCTGCTCCCGGTCATCGGGCTGCTGACGGTACGGGCCGCCGGGCGCGCCGGCACCGGGCCGGACGCGCGCGCCCGCCGCATGCTGCTGTGCCTGGCCGCCATGACGGCACTGGCGGTCCTGGCACTGGTGCCGCAGTACTATCCGGAGCCGCGGCCCTACATGTACAGCTGGCTGCCTCGCTGCATGGGCATGTTCGCGGTGGGGATGGCCCTGGCCGTACTCGGCGAGTGGGCGTGGCGCGAGGGCCGCGGTTCGCGGGGCGACGGTACGGCGGACGACGGGCCCGTGCGGAGGCTGTGCCGCACCCTGCCGCGCAACGCCACACTGTGCTGGTCGCTGGCCGGAATCTGCTTCCTGCTCGCCGCCACGCCCGGCGGAGGCCCGCGCTTCGCCGGCGTGCACGGGTTCTGGATCTCGGTGGTGAGCATGGCGACCTCGATGGCCTTCGCGTTCTTCGTCATCGCGCCCGTGGCACTGCGCGCCGAGCGGCCCGGCGGCCCTCCGCCGTGGCGGGCGGGCGGCGGGGCCTGGTTGGAGGCGCTGCTGGCCCACCGGGTGATGCGCTACCTCGGCCGGATCTCCTACGGGATCTTCCTGTGGCAGTTCGTCGTGCTCTACCTGTGGCGCGGGTTCACCGGCGAGGACATCTTCGAGGGATCGTTCTGGCTGGACCTGGTCCCGGTGACGCTGGGCACGCTGGTGCTGGCCGACCTCACCCACCGGTTCGTCGAGCGCCCCAGCCGCCGCTGGTACGGCCGGGGCTCCGACGGGCGGCGGAAACGCCCCGCGCCGCGGCAGCGCCCGCCGGTGAACTAG
- a CDS encoding DUF3068 domain-containing protein: MKADRAPGEPASGLAHRAAPEAADARPREGRRSGASVVLARNGRLIALAAAAFLLTAALMLRFYVAAELAMVPPRMELTMRLTDDSGAYLDTGTWRTVRGAEVQRRTEVHGEFAPGNPEWTTWRMSTEVTSGDETLAHHDRRAVVDRATATAVNCCGEHVDGDRAVRQAGLVLLWPAGGTWNEYPFYDADIRAAPPMVFAGRDTVDGLAVRRYVQRIDATQVPDSARPVPAEALGMDRSGTVSANRWLTLERTYWVEPVTGRVVDAREARRETLRPETGGARRMMLEADLRMTEELVAAKAREARELRTLLLAARTWLPAGLGAAGGVLLLLTAWRVLRARSTPAEGAGDATVDLNQS, from the coding sequence ATGAAGGCCGACCGGGCCCCCGGGGAACCGGCGAGCGGCCTCGCCCACCGCGCCGCGCCGGAGGCCGCGGACGCCCGGCCCCGCGAGGGGCGCCGGAGCGGCGCCTCGGTGGTGCTGGCCCGCAACGGACGGCTGATCGCCCTCGCCGCTGCGGCGTTCCTGCTCACCGCGGCGCTGATGCTGCGCTTCTACGTCGCCGCGGAGCTGGCCATGGTCCCCCCGCGGATGGAGCTGACCATGCGGCTGACCGACGACTCGGGCGCCTACCTGGACACCGGCACCTGGCGAACGGTGCGCGGCGCGGAGGTGCAGCGCCGCACCGAGGTGCACGGGGAGTTCGCGCCGGGGAACCCCGAATGGACGACGTGGCGCATGTCGACCGAGGTCACGTCCGGCGACGAGACGCTGGCCCACCACGACCGCCGGGCCGTTGTCGACCGGGCCACCGCAACCGCGGTCAACTGCTGCGGCGAGCACGTCGACGGCGACCGCGCCGTCCGCCAGGCCGGGCTGGTGCTGTTGTGGCCCGCGGGCGGCACCTGGAACGAGTACCCCTTCTACGACGCCGACATCCGCGCCGCCCCGCCCATGGTCTTCGCCGGCCGCGACACCGTCGACGGTCTCGCCGTGCGCCGCTACGTGCAGCGCATCGACGCGACGCAGGTGCCCGACTCCGCACGTCCCGTCCCGGCCGAGGCGCTGGGGATGGACCGTTCGGGCACGGTTTCGGCCAACCGCTGGCTCACTCTGGAGCGCACCTATTGGGTCGAGCCGGTCACCGGGCGCGTCGTCGACGCCCGGGAGGCGCGGCGCGAGACGCTGCGCCCGGAAACCGGCGGCGCCCGGCGCATGATGCTGGAGGCGGACCTGCGGATGACCGAGGAGCTGGTCGCGGCGAAGGCCCGCGAGGCCCGCGAGCTGCGCACACTCCTGCTCGCCGCACGTACGTGGCTCCCGGCGGGCCTGGGCGCCGCGGGCGGCGTGCTGTTGCTGCTGACCGCCTGGCGGGTGCTGCGCGCCCGGAGCACGCCGGCGGAGGGCGCGGGGGACGCGACGGTTGACCTCAACCAAAGTTGA
- a CDS encoding DUF3068 domain-containing protein produces MRRTVAVVCIAMGVCLLALAPMLRFWTADSLMKAPLDYYNQAVNHGEDVTYFSAEEMESVEGATVEAYTTVRGDVAASDDQTAVWDQFTWVKDVERDFAISSTYRRAGHDRVTGRGVDCCDASVNDEEVEQNGQIFKFPFLTEKRDYNFFDTTSKTTRPITFEGEETYHGVDVYRFEQVIDSVKIGERTLPAGLLGMEDEGDVTGDEMYSVTRTYWIEPTTGVPIGLSEDQHRGVVVDGEERLVLFDGKLVWNDETVEGQIDSAEQGMLFLPLLRTFIPIACLAAGTVLVLVGGLLLIGAGNRSYSY; encoded by the coding sequence ATGCGCCGTACTGTCGCGGTCGTCTGCATCGCAATGGGAGTCTGCCTGCTCGCCCTGGCCCCCATGCTGCGATTCTGGACGGCCGACAGCCTCATGAAGGCCCCCTTGGACTACTACAACCAGGCCGTCAACCACGGGGAGGACGTCACCTACTTCAGCGCCGAGGAGATGGAGTCGGTCGAGGGCGCGACCGTGGAGGCGTACACGACGGTGCGGGGGGATGTCGCCGCCAGTGACGACCAGACGGCGGTCTGGGACCAGTTCACCTGGGTGAAGGACGTCGAGCGCGACTTCGCGATCTCCTCGACCTACCGCCGCGCCGGCCACGACCGCGTCACCGGTCGGGGAGTGGACTGCTGCGACGCCTCGGTCAACGACGAGGAGGTCGAGCAGAACGGCCAGATCTTCAAGTTCCCGTTCCTCACCGAGAAGCGCGACTACAACTTCTTCGACACCACCAGCAAGACCACCCGCCCCATCACCTTCGAGGGCGAGGAGACCTACCACGGTGTCGACGTCTACCGGTTCGAGCAGGTCATCGACTCGGTGAAGATCGGCGAGCGCACTCTGCCGGCCGGCCTGCTGGGCATGGAGGACGAAGGCGACGTCACCGGCGACGAGATGTACAGCGTCACCCGCACCTACTGGATCGAGCCGACCACGGGCGTACCCATCGGCCTCAGCGAGGACCAGCACCGCGGTGTCGTCGTCGACGGCGAGGAGCGGCTGGTGCTCTTCGACGGCAAGCTGGTGTGGAACGACGAGACCGTCGAGGGCCAGATCGACAGCGCCGAGCAGGGCATGCTGTTCCTGCCGCTGCTGCGCACGTTCATCCCCATCGCCTGCCTGGCAGCCGGCACGGTGCTGGTCCTCGTCGGCGGCCTGCTGCTGATCGGTGCCGGAAACCGGAGCTACAGCTACTGA
- a CDS encoding class I SAM-dependent methyltransferase, producing the protein MGLEEVRADWTRLGSTEPLWAVCVDPAKRGGGWDDDEFLASGAAEIGTALGRLAELGLHPGRDRALDFGCGAGRLSNALAAQFASVVGVDISAPMLAEARRLDRSEGRIEFRLNDRPDLASFGDDSFDLVYTDLVLQHLPPGLAEGYLREFTRVLRPGGAMVIGVPDRERTTFKGLVFRFAPWPLIRWAQRRLLGYPAPMRMHPLPRARLTGVLAECGARVAASDDYWGGDHWRHLRHYAWLPEEPTR; encoded by the coding sequence TTGGGGCTCGAAGAGGTACGCGCGGACTGGACCCGCCTGGGCTCGACCGAGCCGCTGTGGGCGGTCTGCGTCGACCCCGCGAAGCGCGGCGGCGGCTGGGACGACGACGAGTTCCTCGCCTCGGGCGCGGCCGAGATCGGCACGGCCCTGGGGCGACTGGCCGAACTCGGCCTGCACCCCGGCCGCGACCGCGCGCTGGACTTCGGCTGCGGCGCCGGGCGCCTCTCCAACGCACTGGCCGCGCAGTTCGCGTCCGTCGTTGGCGTGGACATCTCGGCCCCCATGCTGGCGGAAGCGCGACGGCTCGACCGCAGCGAAGGGCGCATCGAGTTCCGGCTCAACGATCGGCCGGACCTGGCCTCGTTCGGCGACGACTCCTTCGACCTCGTCTACACCGACCTGGTGCTGCAGCACCTGCCGCCCGGGCTCGCCGAGGGCTACCTGCGCGAGTTCACCCGCGTGCTGCGGCCGGGCGGCGCGATGGTGATCGGCGTTCCCGACCGCGAGCGCACCACTTTCAAGGGCCTCGTCTTCCGCTTCGCACCCTGGCCGCTGATCCGCTGGGCGCAGCGGCGGCTGCTGGGCTATCCGGCCCCGATGCGCATGCACCCGCTCCCGCGCGCCCGCCTGACCGGGGTGCTGGCGGAGTGCGGCGCCCGCGTCGCCGCGTCCGACGACTACTGGGGCGGCGACCACTGGCGCCACCTGCGGCACTACGCCTGGCTACCCGAGGAGCCGACCCGATGA
- a CDS encoding decaprenyl-phosphate phosphoribosyltransferase: protein MSDATPAAPRGSEATGHGPAAPESSARGRGGRFAAGALLRAARPKQWLKNLLVFAAPGTAGLLAEPRALAWSAAAFALFCAASSGTYLLNDVRDATRDRMHEHKRTRPVAAGELSPALAAGVGTALLVAAPAAVVPAGNRALLAVLVGYLVLTTAYTLVLKRVTVVDLVAVAGCHVLRAVAGGAAIGVPLTRWFLIVVSLGALLVVTGKREAELRTPGAATTREALGRYSLSYLTQVRTMASAAMIVTYCLWALESPAGTPYPVIHGISIVPFILVVLRYHLLVDRGVGEEPEEIALRDRPLQLCAVALIALIGLGVYLE, encoded by the coding sequence ATGAGCGACGCGACGCCCGCCGCCCCCCGCGGGTCGGAGGCGACCGGGCACGGCCCCGCGGCCCCCGAGTCCTCGGCGCGGGGACGCGGCGGCCGCTTCGCCGCGGGAGCGCTGCTGCGCGCGGCACGGCCCAAGCAGTGGCTGAAGAACCTGCTCGTGTTCGCCGCCCCGGGGACCGCCGGCCTGCTCGCCGAACCCCGGGCACTGGCCTGGAGCGCCGCCGCGTTCGCGCTGTTCTGCGCCGCCTCAAGCGGCACCTACCTGCTCAACGACGTCCGCGACGCCACCCGCGACCGGATGCACGAGCACAAGCGCACCCGGCCGGTGGCCGCGGGTGAGCTTTCGCCCGCTCTCGCCGCCGGCGTCGGCACGGCGCTGCTGGTGGCGGCCCCCGCGGCCGTCGTGCCCGCGGGCAACCGGGCGCTGCTGGCCGTCCTCGTCGGCTACCTGGTGCTGACCACCGCCTACACGCTGGTGCTGAAGCGCGTCACCGTCGTCGACCTGGTCGCCGTGGCCGGCTGCCACGTGCTGCGCGCCGTCGCCGGAGGAGCGGCCATCGGGGTACCGCTGACGCGGTGGTTTCTGATCGTGGTCTCGCTGGGCGCCCTGCTCGTGGTCACCGGCAAGCGCGAAGCCGAACTGCGCACCCCCGGCGCCGCCACCACCCGCGAGGCGCTGGGCCGCTACAGTCTGAGCTACCTCACCCAGGTGCGCACCATGGCCTCGGCGGCGATGATCGTCACCTACTGCCTCTGGGCGCTGGAGAGCCCGGCCGGCACGCCCTACCCGGTGATCCACGGCATCAGCATCGTGCCCTTCATCCTCGTGGTGCTGCGCTACCACCTGCTGGTCGACCGCGGAGTGGGGGAGGAGCCGGAGGAGATCGCGCTGCGCGACCGCCCACTGCAGCTGTGCGCGGTGGCGCTGATCGCGCTCATCGGCCTCGGCGTGTACCTGGAATGA
- a CDS encoding class I SAM-dependent methyltransferase — protein sequence MSPREYKPRAGADGRVSSTPPFRATLARSAGLFAAFRKEQTDPDHFYGTLARDTVAQLRSYAPLSGAVVVDVGGGPGYFADELRAAGARCVCVDADTAELRLRDGELPDTAVLGSALDLPVRTGSVDVCLSSNVLEHVPDPRGMAAEMVRAARPGGLVFLSYTLWLSPWGGHETSPWHYLGGRYAAERYARRTGRRPKNDFGRTMFAVSATEMIRWARSCADAEVVAILPRYLPDWMRHVVRVPLLREIVTWNLLLVLRKRTEAEATAD from the coding sequence ATGAGCCCGCGGGAGTACAAGCCGCGCGCGGGCGCGGACGGGCGCGTCAGCTCGACTCCGCCCTTCCGGGCGACGCTGGCGCGCTCGGCAGGGCTGTTCGCGGCCTTCCGCAAGGAGCAGACGGACCCCGACCACTTCTACGGCACGCTGGCCCGCGACACGGTCGCCCAACTGCGGTCCTACGCGCCGCTCTCGGGCGCGGTTGTGGTCGACGTCGGCGGCGGCCCCGGCTACTTCGCCGACGAACTGCGCGCGGCGGGCGCCCGCTGCGTCTGCGTCGACGCCGATACCGCCGAACTCCGGCTGCGCGACGGGGAGCTTCCCGACACCGCGGTCCTGGGCAGCGCCCTGGACCTGCCGGTGCGCACCGGTTCGGTGGACGTGTGCTTATCCTCCAACGTGCTGGAGCACGTGCCGGATCCGCGAGGAATGGCCGCGGAAATGGTGCGGGCGGCGCGCCCCGGCGGCCTGGTCTTCCTCTCCTACACGCTGTGGCTGTCGCCGTGGGGCGGCCACGAGACCTCGCCGTGGCACTACCTCGGCGGACGCTACGCCGCCGAGCGCTACGCCCGCCGCACCGGCCGGCGCCCCAAGAACGACTTCGGCCGCACCATGTTCGCGGTCTCGGCGACCGAGATGATCCGCTGGGCCCGCTCGTGCGCTGACGCCGAGGTGGTCGCGATCCTGCCGCGCTACCTGCCCGACTGGATGCGCCACGTGGTCCGCGTGCCGCTGCTGCGCGAGATCGTCACCTGGAACCTCCTGCTGGTGCTGCGCAAGCGCACGGAGGCGGAAGCGACTGCGGACTAG